A single genomic interval of Arthrobacter methylotrophus harbors:
- a CDS encoding GNAT family N-acetyltransferase has protein sequence MGIEYREWREGDDLALLEMWGGPETLPGQQFRAAFAPSSNSGQGQPWRRCIVAEDVVDGIGIPVAAGVVHEASLHPERLWAYIEVAKDHRRSGIGATLLTMLRREAEQSPSGVSKLRSKVEPGTSGAAFAEWAGLAPIQRSQLVVVDPEPLRLPVFGDGSEQAASEQVEDLATGSVELSDVVGRYYTAVHHWDNPGELAIPTVQRLFLDDLTGAHGALVLRAPKASAFGSGVPATRKGKLQAFAISYAQGSSDEPSEVFLGHEPRLRDDEAQEAIRDLLALIAYQHPVLLEVDDSMTALRAVVDPLLERGKAKLRGADTLVVSE, from the coding sequence GTGGGAATCGAGTACCGCGAATGGCGGGAGGGCGACGACCTTGCCCTCCTGGAAATGTGGGGCGGGCCGGAAACCCTGCCGGGCCAGCAGTTCCGTGCAGCCTTCGCACCGTCGAGCAACAGCGGTCAAGGCCAGCCTTGGCGCCGGTGCATCGTGGCGGAGGACGTCGTTGACGGCATCGGCATCCCTGTTGCGGCCGGGGTGGTCCACGAGGCCTCCCTGCATCCGGAACGGCTCTGGGCCTACATCGAGGTTGCCAAGGACCACCGCCGGAGCGGGATAGGGGCCACGCTCCTGACCATGCTGCGGCGCGAAGCCGAACAGTCGCCGTCGGGGGTTAGCAAGTTGCGCAGCAAGGTGGAGCCCGGCACGTCCGGTGCCGCGTTCGCCGAGTGGGCGGGGCTTGCACCGATCCAGCGTTCGCAACTCGTGGTGGTCGATCCCGAGCCACTGCGGCTCCCGGTGTTCGGGGACGGTTCCGAGCAAGCGGCTTCCGAGCAGGTGGAAGACCTCGCCACCGGATCGGTGGAGCTGAGCGACGTCGTCGGCCGGTACTACACCGCCGTCCACCACTGGGACAATCCGGGCGAGTTGGCCATCCCGACGGTGCAGCGACTGTTCCTGGACGATCTGACGGGGGCACATGGTGCCCTCGTGTTGCGCGCGCCCAAGGCCAGTGCTTTCGGCTCGGGAGTTCCGGCCACCCGCAAGGGCAAGTTGCAGGCTTTCGCCATCAGCTACGCCCAAGGCAGCTCGGATGAACCTTCGGAAGTCTTCCTGGGCCACGAGCCACGCTTGCGGGATGACGAGGCGCAGGAGGCAATCCGTGACCTGCTGGCCCTCATTGCCTACCAGCACCCCGTGCTCCTCGAAGTGGACGATTCGATGACGGCCCTGCGCGCCGTCGTCGATCCTTTGCTGGAGCGGGGCAAAGCGAAGCTCCGCGGTGCGGACACCCTGGTGGTCAGCGAGTAG